The following are encoded in a window of Impatiens glandulifera chromosome 5, dImpGla2.1, whole genome shotgun sequence genomic DNA:
- the LOC124938781 gene encoding histone H4: protein MSGRGKGGKGLGKGGAKRHRKVLRDNIQGITKPAIRRLARRGGVKRISGLIYEETRGVLKIFLENVIRDAVTYTEHARRKTVTAMDVVYALKRQGRTLYGFGG from the coding sequence ATGTCGGGTCGAGGTAAGGGCGGCAAAGGCTTAGGAAAGGGAGGCGCCAAGCGTCATCGGAAAGTTCTCCGCGACAACATCCAGGGAATCACGAAGCCGGCAATCCGACGTTTGGCTCGCAGGGGAGGAGTGAAGAGAATCAGCGGCCTCATCTATGAGGAGACTCGCGGCGTTCTTAAAATCTTTCTCGAGAACGTAATCCGTGATGCCGTCACCTACACCGAGCACGCCAGGAGGAAGACGGTAACTGCTATGGATGTTGTTTACGCGCTCAAGAGGCAGGGAAGGACACTGTATGGATTTGGAGGttaa
- the LOC124939918 gene encoding histone H4: MSGRGKGGKGLGKGGAKRHRKVLRDNIQGITKPAIRRLARRGGVKRISGLIYEETRGVLKIFLENVIRDAVTYTEHARRKTVTAMDVVYALKRQGRTLYGFGG, from the coding sequence ATGTCGGGTCGAGGTAAGGGCGGAAAAGGCTTAGGAAAGGGTGGCGCCAAGCGTCATCGGAAAGTTCTCCGTGACAACATCCAGGGAATCACGAAACCGGCAATCCGACGTTTGGCTCGTAGGGGAGGAGTGAAGAGAATCAGCGGTCTCATCTATGAGGAGACTCGAGGTGTTCTTAAAATCTTCCTCGAGAACGTAATCCGTGATGCTGTGACCTACACTGAGCACGCCAGGAGGAAGACGGTGACTGCTATGGATGTTGTTTACGCGCTCAAGAGACAGGGAAGAACACTGTATGGATTTGGAGGttaa